CGAACCGATTGAAGTTGAGGTATTAAATGATTCAGAGGCAACGGTCGGTGACGAATGGACGTTGCAAGCTGAAGTCACCCAGGAAAATAAACCGGTCGAAGATGCTGATTATGTCATTTTTGAAGTTTGGCACGATGAGGATGAACAAGGAGCCATGATTGATAGTGTACACGCCGGAAACGGGATATATGAAGCCGATTTTCAATTTCCGGACGTCTCGACCGTTTACATTCAACCACATGTCACCGCCAGAGGAATGCACCGTATGCCCGTGCACGAAGTGGAAGTTGTCGACGATTGATGATTGAGCGGGAAGCGATAATCGCTTTAGGGCGACCGAAAAAGCGATTGGTTCTCCTCCAATGCCGTTATTCAGAACGCATCCGCGATTATTCAGAACGGAAGGGCAAGAATGAAACAGATTAAATCACAGTTTTTAACCATATGCTCACCTTTGTACCAGCCCCCGGAGTGCTTTCAACATCGATCTTTCCATCGTGGAGGTCGATAATTTTTTTCACGATTGCAAGCCCAAGTCCTGTACTTCCTTTTCCAGGGGTGCGTGCCTGATCGCCCTTATAGAAACGGTCGAAAATTTTCTTAACCTCCTGGGGTGTCATGCCAACGCCGCTATCTTCAACTTCAACGTTCACATAATAACCTTCTCTTTGTATATTGATCCGGATGTCACCGCCGCTATTACTGAATTTGATGGCATTCGTCAACAGATTCGTCCATACTTGATAAAGGAGAGTAGCATCTCCGAGGACTTGTTCTGCTTTGCCTTCGATCTCAATATATAGCTCCTTTTCCTCCCATTGAAAACGGTGGGTTTGAATGATTTCTTTAACTTGTCCGTGAACATCCACGGGCTGCTCTTTTACAATTTTATCTTCGTTATTTAAGGAGGCAAGGATGAGTAATTGTCTGCTCAAAGAGGATAGCCGTCCGCTCTCTTTTTCTATAATTTTAATATACTTTTCCTTTTGATCTTCGTCCAATGCGGATTGTTGTAACGTCTGTGTGATCCCCCGGATCGTGGATAGCGGTGACTGGATTTCGTGGGACACATTGGAGACGAATTCTTGGCGCATCGCCTCAAGTTGGCGAAGATCCTTGCTCATGGATGTAAAATGTTTCGCCAGCTGTCCGATTTCATCTTTGCGCCTTACGTTAAGGTCAATGTCAAAGGACCCATCGGAAATTTGTTTCGTCGCCTCTGTTAAAGACGTCACCGGTTTGACGATTCGCCGAGCCGTCAGGGCAACGAAAAGAAAGCTTATAATCACCGTAAGGACGAGCAAAAGGGCGAGAAAAAAACGAAATTCCCCAAATTGTTGTTCATGATCGGGCCGGATAAACATCGCCGCAGTCCCTTCCGTAGTTTCAACCGGGGCCCCTACGGTATTTTCCAACACATTGTTAAAAAAACCCGTAACAAACAAACCGGCGGGTTGCTCGGAAACCCCGTGATATTCTCCACCTGCAAGAACATGTTCGACCTCTTCTACAGGAAGATCGTCATCGCGAAAACCGCTGCCATATTGGCGTGTGCTCCCATCTTCATGATACAAGACCAGTTGATAACCTAAGTGACCCACATGTGAAAAGTAACTTCCTTCAGCGCCTCCCACTTCATTTTCCGCGTATTGTTGAACCTCTTCCGCCATTTCCATAATCGCGGCATCGTTGGAGGGCTTTAAGTATAATTGGTAGTAACCATTGCTAATAAAAAAAGCGAGCAGACTGCTTACAATCATGACTGTGAACGTTGTGAGAACAATGCGGACGTAAAAACTTTTCACTCGTGAACCTCCATTTTGTACCCAACGCCACGGATTGTCCTGATTGAAAAAGCATCCGTTTCTTTTGAAAACCGTTCCCGCAATCGTTTGACATGCACATCGACGGTGCGGTCATCGCCGGTAAAATCGCTTCCCCATATGATTTCAATCAGCATTTCACGCGTAAACGTCTGATTCGGAAAGCTTGCCAGTTGAGCCAACAAATCAAATTCTTTCATAGGCAACATCATTGTTTTGCCATTACATTCGACCTCATAACTTTTACGGTTAATGGTCACTTCACCGACCATGATGATCTCTTGGTGAACATACTGAAACCGGCGCAACAGTGCTTTGATTCGGAAAATCAACTCTTTCCGCTCGAAAGGTTTGGTGACATAATCGTCCGTCCCTGCCGCAAATCCTTTCGCTTTATCTTCAAGTTCCCCTTTCGCCGTTAACATTATCACCGGAATATCATAACCCTCGCGAATATCTTTACACATTGCAAAACCATCAACCTTCGGCATCATAATATCGACGATGGCCAAATGAATCATTTCCTTCTCGAGGATCTTCAGAGCAACTTCCCCGTCTTCCGCTTGATAAACACGATACCCTTCATTTTGTAGATCTTCGCTGACAAATTCACGAAGGTGCGCGTCATCATCCGCGAGCAATAGTGAAATCATGCGAACCTCTCCTTCTACATTCATTATCTCTCAAAAGAAAAGCTTTAACAATTCCGTTTCTTTTTGTTCATATTGCGTTCATGGACATCTTTTAAAGTGATAACAAAGGGAGGTTATCATATGTTTTTAGCGATCAGAGAATTACTCTACTCCAAGCTAAGATATATCATGGTCGCGCTGATTATTTTCCTGCTTTCGTTCCTAGTTCTTTTCGTCTCGGGACTTGCACAAGGACTCGCTTATGATAATGCTTCGTCCATTATAAACATGGATGAAACGGCCGAGCATTTTGTCATGGACGATGAGGCAGGCATGCAACTCACGCGGTCATTAATCGATGATGAGGATCAAGAGATTGTTCAAAACAACATCGATCAAGCTGAAATCTTAGGGATCCATCAAGGAACGATTCAAGACGATGAAACGTCGCAAGCAGATATTGCCAAATTCTATCTTAACGATGACTCGGCCTTGTTCCCGGAGGTAACGGAAGGCGAAAAACCGTCTGGACAAAGAGAGATTCTGGCGGATGAGTCCCTTCAAGAAGAAGGGTTTCGTGTAGGCGATGAATTTTTGGAAGATACGACAGAAGAGATCTTTACGATCACGGGCTTTACAAACAACCAAAAATATAGCCACACGCCAGTGATCTATGTTACTGGGGAAGATTGGCTCGAAATGAGCGGCGGGGATGAACTGCTCGCCAGTGCCCTTGTTCTTCCGGATATCGGAGAAGAAACGGCAAGCACCCTAAACAGCCAATTGACCGATGCGGAAGTCGTTACTATCCAGGACTCCCTTTCCGGCATCCCCGGTTATAGTGAGGAACAAGGTTCATTATGGATGATGATCGTCTTTCTATTCATCATTTCAGCGTTCGTGCTTGCTGCTTTCTTTTATGTCATCACGATCCAGAAGCTGACGCAGTTTGGTATATTAAAGGCGATTGGCACGAAAGTAAGTGAATTGGCGAATACGATTCTTGTTCAGGTCGGCATTATATCGGTCGTCAGTGTCACTATGGGTATAGGAGTCACTTTTCTTGTCGCGGCCCTACTGCCGTCGGACATGCCTTTTATGTTGCCGTTTCATTTAGTAGCTTCTTTGGCAGGCATATTTATCGTCGTCGCCATCCTCGGTTCATTGCTTTCCTTATATAAAGTGAAAAAAATAGATGCCCTTGAAGCGATTGGAGGTATGGAAGCATGACAACGAAACTCTTAATGGAAAATATAGGTGTGGAATTTGGGGAAGGCGATAGAAAGACAACTGTCCTTGATGACGTAAATGTATCAGTAGATGCAGGTGAATTCGTGGCAATCACCGGTCCGTCAGGTTCAGGAAAAAGCACGCTCCTTTCGGTGGCAGGTGCATTGCTAACACCGTCCAAAGGAAAATTGCTGCTCGACGGTCAAGTCCTTTCACAATTAAATTCAAAAGAAAGCACGACTATGCGGTTGCATCAAATTGGGTTTATTTTTCAATCCGCTCATTTAATCCCTTATTTGCGTGTTAAGGACCAATTGCTTTATATCGCCAAAATCGCAAAAATCCCGAAACAAAAAGCTAAAAAACGTTCCGATGAACTGTTAAATATGCTTGGACTCAACCATCGTAAAAACCATTACCCTGTTAACTTATCAGGTGGGGAACGACAGCGTGTTGCCATCGCGCGGGCATGGATGAACGATCCGGAATTATTGCTGGCTGATGAACCAACGGCCAGCTTGGACGCTGCCAGAGGCCGGGAAGTGGTTGAAACACTGGCGTTACAAGTGAGACAACAACAAAAAGCAGCCGTCATGGTCACACATGATACTCGCTTATTCGATTTATGTGACCGCGTGATCACCCTCTCGGACGGCAATATTGAAAAGATGCAAACGAAGGATCCGATACACTCGTGACATCCTCTCGACATTGAAAACATGTGGATAAAAAAGGAGTTGCCCGCTTCTGAGGAGGTTGGCTAAGCATTACCAATATCACCTTTAGTATTGCAACAGCCGTATTTTATTTTCAACTGGGAAGTGTAATGGCACTTCAATTTGGAGTGATTTATGCAATTATTGTTGTACAAAAATCTTTTCGACGGATGCAAAAATGTGCGACTCCTTGTTCAGCTAAAGCGTTCCGTTACTGGAACATTCCTTATATCAACATTCGCCTCAAACATAACGCTTGGTTTAGACAAAACCAAGCGTTTTTATTTTCTACAATTGATTTAAAGGAATAACTGGTTACATATGCGAATCCTGAATCCATTGTTTTGGTACCTTAATGTTTGCTTGATTCAGGGCAACAAAGTACTGCCCTTGATGAATGCCTTCATGTTGAACTGCAGTGTTTAGAAGCTCTACTACAGATAAAGATTCTTCACCCATTTTAATACGTTGATTACTCGTTTGTGTAAATGCAAAAGCTAAGTCATTCATTGATCTGTCCAATTGCTCAATTAAATTTTCGTCACTTATTGGAAGATCACCTGGAAATTCTACGATGCCAGTTCTTAGTCCGTCCCTATAAATATTTCTAACACGAATGATATGAATAAATAATTTTCTTAGTGACCCTACTTCTTCAATCAACTTAATATCCCATTTATTCTTCGGAATTTCTTTCGCTAAAGTTTTGGTCATCTTAGCTGCATAATACGGAGTAGGTGGGGATTTTTTTCACTTGGTTAAATTAAAGCTTTGCTCAATTAAGTTGTAAATTTCTCCTTCTTGATCAATACGTTCTAAAACAAGTGAAATCCAATGTTCTTTATCCATATGATACCCAGGTAAAATATCTCGTCCATTTCTTAAACCTCCGGTTAATTCAGGTGGACATTTTAGATTCAAAATATCGATTTTCTCATTTCCATCTAATCCTATTTTCCCTGGTAGTACATTCATGACAAGACCATACCATTTTCCGTTGGATGCATGTCTTAAAGCAGCATAGTTTGGAAATTGCTTAAACGGGTAATCAGGTAATGTACCGTAAGTTTCTTTGACGTGTTTGAAGATATCCCCTCTAGTTAACATACTGAATAATTCCTCCAACTGCTTTAATCGACTTTGTTCACTTAGTTTATGCACGACCTTTTTTTATTTTCTTCCCTTATTTTACCCGACATATATAGCTTATCTTTCCGAAGTAAATAAACATTCCTACTTGATAATGTAAAATCACGAAGAAAGTCAAATGTGCCGTAACTTCATCCCAAAATATAAGGCCAAAAATTTGTTGCTCTTAGGAACGATCATCCTTTTTTTAGCATCATTCTTTTTTATTTTCACGTTTCAAACTAAATATAAAAAGTTCTTGTTCAAACACAACCTTATGCCATTAATTGGCCTCTATTCTTTAGGAGAGCGTATTCCCTGTATGGCGCGGTCAAGCAAAGAAAAAATGCTGGAGGATAATGCTGAAAACCCTTGAAATCACAGGATTTGTTTGTATAAACCTTTACAAAAATAGAGGTCATTTATGTGCGTCTATGTTATAATAGAAAATAGATACGCATTCGATTAATCAATTCTCGATAATGGATAGGGTGATTGGAGTTGTCCCCCGAAAGGGGGTGATTCCATGACAACATTCCAGGTTTTGACGCTTATGGTGTCGTCATCCACGATGATCATAATGCTCATCGCCGTTGTTGTCGCTATTTTCAACCAAAAAAAATAGCCCCCTGTCCACCAAATAGGTAAGGGCTATTTTTCTTAAAGAGAAGATAACGCCAATCCCCTATTCAGAGAATGGGTATCTACTCGACCACAGCTGTCACTGTGGTCGTTTTTTATTGTATGTGCCGTTTCTTGTATTATACCACATTTCCACGAAAATGAAACAGTTCATATCGAATTACCAATCCCGTCCCGATAACGACCGGTAATCATCAATGCGCTTGGCATGGTGGGAGAAGGGTTTTTAATTCCTCACTACGTTTGTTTCCTTCCCATCATAATCCGTGATTTCGCGCCGGAATTCATCAATAAGGCCGGATGCTTTCCATGAAACTTAAATTGATCTTCAACAATCGCGCTTCGATTGCTTAAAATCCTCAACTTGACCAAATCCATTATCCTAATATCGTTACACAAAATTGTTGACTTACCTGCATAATTTAATAACAAGCACAACAAGTTCAATGGTTAGAGATGTTAAAAGACCGCAGAAGTATGAAACCTAATTTGCAGGTAATATGTAATCAACCATATTGAAAAGATAATAACTGGAATAATGATTTTATAATTCTTATAGTTGCTACTTGAAAATCAGAACTAAACAAAAATCATTTGATTCCTCACGTAGAATAGCCTAAACCTATCTTCTAGGTTGCTTTTCAAATTGATTTATTTTCTTGTATTGTATCTCTTATACTTTTTTCAAACTGCTTTGTTATTCTTAACGCCCAACAGTCCAGCCACCGTCAACCTTAATTTCAGCCCCATGCATATAATCTGATTCATCAGAAGCTAAGAAAACTGCTACTGCCGCAATTTCCTCCGGTTTTCCGGCCCTACCTGCAGGAATATCGTATAGTCTCTCCTCTTGAATTCCTTCAGTCATAGGTGTCTCAATGAACCCTGGTGCGATTAAATTAGCTTTTATTCCCTTATTACCAAAATCAAAAGCCAATTGTTTTGTAAACCCATTTATAGCATGTTTGCTCGTTACGTAAGTGTTACCACCTGCACCGGCAATAAATGTAGATTGCGAACCGACATTAATAATATTTCCTTTGCCTTTCTCTAAAAATATAGGCATAACGGCTTTCGTGGCAAGGTATGGCCCCTTAACATTTACATCCATTAATTTATCAAATGTTTCTTCGTCCGTTTCAACGACATTTTCATAGGCATCATGAATACCGGCTCCGTTATACAATACATCAATCGTGCCGTATTCTTCTACTGCTTTATTAACACCATCTTCGATTGATGTCCGATTCGTTATGTCAATTTTTACAAATATTGCTTCTCCATTATTCTGTTCAATATCGTTAACAATACGTTGACCTTGATCTTCTTCTAAACCAACAACGATCACCTTAGCCCCTTCTTTTGCAAACATTTTGGCTGTAGCTTCTCCAAGGCCTGATGTACCACCGACTATCACTCCAACTTTATCGTCTAATTTTCCCATTCTTATTTCCTCCCTTATCATTCTATACACTATTTATTGTAGAACTACATCGCAAAAAAATAAACGTTATTGCTTAGTGATAGGTTAAAAAAACTCGTATCTGAAATCTCTCCACACAAGGTTACATTTTTATTTATTCAACATTTTAACCCTAACTATACGCAAGATGGGCGCTCATTTATTCCGTTCTTGTGCCCGATTGCAGAAGATAAATCTAATACTTTTTAAACATCCCCTGTGATCTAGGATAGGTGTAGCTAAATCCAAATTGTTCATAAAGTTTGTTGGCTGAACCATCAGCTATCAAACTTACATAAGAACCGGGATACGTGTTTTCGTCTAGAAAGTTCATTAGTTTTTTCATTATCAACTTTGCTAGTCCTTGTCCTTGATAACTTGGTTTTACCACGATATCCACTACTTGAAAAAAAGCACCGCCATCACCGATGACACGACCCATCCCAATTAATGTTTTTTGATCATAGATACATACTGCAAACAATGAATTCTTTAAACCAACGGTTGAGGCTTCTTGCGACTTCCCACTTATGCCTCCTTCCAAACGTAAGTCATTATATTCCATAGGATTCGGCGGTTCATAGATAATTGTAAAATTGTCGTTCATTGTTATTTTCCTCCGTATATTCTACATAGGAATTTTTAAACTGTATTGTTCTTTATGAATAAGAGGCTCTGGCAGCCGTTGTTACACAATCTGGCCCGATCGTATTGCGGAAGACGTATTACAAAAATTTAAGCTATTGTTGCTCAACTTTTTTTCCATAATTTTTTTATATTATAGCATTATCGGAGCATTTTGAGGGAGCAAAGTTAAATCGTGTAACCCTCTCCACTCCCCTGCTCTCTGTTTTAACTCATCAGAACCGAAAACCCATAAGCGACTAAAATAATAAACGTGAGAAATACCAGCGCAAAAGGGATGTTTCGCTTAATGATCGCGTATGGACTTACTCTTAATTGCATCGAGAGGATGGTCGGCGTAACATTAAGCGGTCCAATCATGATCGTGCAAAGACCTGCGCCAATCAACAAGATGCTGACTCCATATGGATACGCCGCGACTACATCACCAAGAAATGGCGTAATTAGTGCGATGGAAATCAACGGATGAAAACCGATCAGGGCGAGGCCGAAAATAAAAAAGCCGATAATCGCATAAAAAAGCAAAACCGTGTAATTTTGATAAACGTGATCGAGCATTGTTTGCACCTGATCAAACACACCGGTATATGGAAAAACCTCCACGAAAAAGCCGGCAGACAAAAACAAGAAAAACAGGCCGTGCATGTTCTTGGCGTTGGCTTTCACACGGGTAAAAGCGAGCGTCCGAAAGCGTTTCCCCCTTTTTATAAACAATGCCCATCCAATCGTAAAAGGGACGATTAAGGTCGTTACGGTAAATAAGAAGGTATGTGTCCCGAAGTTGTTAAAGAGGAGCACAAGCAAAATAAAAACCGTGATCGCGAGTGCCATTTGCCTAAGTTTTTTCGCTATCTGCTTAGGCTCAAACATCTCTCCTGCTTCCAGCGCTTCAATGTGAATCCCTTTGTAGCGCTTGCTATGCAAATACCAATCCACGCTCATGAACAGAATGCTGATCACGAACAATGTAGGCAGCAACGTCAAATAGCTTTGCCCGGTAATGTCGATACTCGCGGCAACGATAATCTCCGTTGGGCTCCACAACAACACGAATGCATAAGCCCGAAGCAAACTGTGAGAAAAAAACTGCTGGATTTTTTCTTTGCCAAGCGATTTAATCTTATCATTCACCGCTGAAACGACAACCGGTATCGTCGCAACGTTCAAAAATAACGTGAGCATATAGGTGACGAGCGACGTCCGCTTGTAAAGAGTGGTGGCCGGCGGCCGCGGACCGCTGCTGATCATGCTTCCCAGCGCTTGATCATAACGGCCAATGGCAATCACCACGCTCATACAAGGCAATACAAACAACAAGGACAGTAATCCGGCCAGTGATCCAAACAACGACAAAAAAGGCTCATCAATCGGGGCAACGGTTATGTAAGAAATCACCGCGAGCATCAAGAAAGAAAGGCCCACCCATCGATACAGCGGACCTGTCTTGTTTACCGTTAATAAAATAATCACGATCGAACTGATGCCGATCACATAGTCCAAAAACTCCAAGGCAACAACTTCACTCAATAAGTAACTGATCACTAAGATAAAAAATAAATAAAATATCGAAAACACCCGCTTTGTTGGAGGTGAGAAAAAAACCTTCGCTTTATTCTATGATCACATATTCCGATTCAGAATACGAAGGACTTGCTCAACGTCCGCGACCGGGATTTGTCCAGGCGCTGAGGCTTGCGCTCCGGAGGCAAATGTAAGCGCAGAGCCGAACACGCCTCCTGCCAAACGTGAAATCATGCCGTTCACGCCCATTGCCATCGAAATGAGGGGGATCGGAATCGTACGGCTCATTTTTTCCGTTACTTGCAAAAGGGTAAGTACATCCGTTTTTGATTGGGGCATCACGGCTATCTTGGCGACATCGGCCCCCAAATCCACAGCTTCACGTATCTTTTCTTCCAACCGTTGTGCCGGAGGCGTTTCAGTAAAATTATGATGAGAGAGAATGACGTCAATCTCCTGGTTCCTCGCTTGCTCGATTAAATGTTGCGTGTTTTTTTCCGACTGCCGCAGTTCTATATCGATCCCGTGAACAGCCGCGCTTGCGATGACGGCTTCATAAAGCTGCACAACCTCATCCTCATTGAGAGAAACCGCTTGCCCTCCTTCTGCTTCGGAACGTTTCGTGAACAATAACGGACGTGTTGTTTCTCGATGGATCTCTTCCGCGATATCAATAATCAGATCCACATCTCGATTTTTTTCAAAGTAATCCACGCGCCATTCCAAGAGGTCTACTGTCTTTTTTCTCAACTGTTTCCATTCATCCTGCAAAGCCTCACGGTTCTTTCCCATTAACGGAACACAAATCTTTGGATGAACCGCTTCGTCACCTTTTCGCGTATGTAGCTGTAACCCCATGCTCATATTCATTCCATCTCCTTTCCTACCATTTTCCACTTTCAATCGTTACTTTTCAATCGTGATTTGCTACAATGGCAATCAAAAGAGGATAGGAAAGCGGGGTTATTTGTGTGGCAACATCGATAGACGAAACGATTCTGCTCACCGGCTTCATGGGTTCCGGTAAAACGATGATCGGGGAAGCGTTGGCGAAAAAATTAAACAAACCGTTTGCGGATATTGATAAAATCATCGAGGAAAAGGAAGGCATGCCGATCAAGGACATTTTTAAAAAGGAAGGAGAGGCTGCGTTTCGCGCGAAAGAAAAAGCGGAAATCACCAATTATCTAACAGAAGCTTCCGCTGGAAATGCCGTCGTTTCTGTCGGTGGCGGGTCCTTTCTTCAAAAAGAGATACGCAACATTTGCATGAAAAACGCCACGGTCGTTTTTTTACATATCTCTTGGAGCGCGTGGCTCGAGCGGTTGGATATGCTCGTTGAGACCCGACCGGTGCTGCACGGGCGAACCATTTCGGAAATCCGGACGCTTTACGATGACCGCCAAGCCATTTATGACCAGCATCACTACCGTGTCACCGTCGATGGCCTCGATCCCGAAGAGGCGAGTGATAAAATTATTTCGGCATTTCAGGATAAGTCTATATAGTATATCAGCCGATTCTTATGTTTTATCAGCCGAAATCATCCATTTATCAGCCATTTAGGAAATTTCCTCCCGCTTAAGCAGGGAGGATTTACTATTCCTCTTCCCAAAACAGATCATCCAACGTCTTGGACAAAGCTTTGCAGATCGCGATGCATAACGCAAGGCTGGGATTGTATTTTCCCAGTTCAATCAGGCCGATCGTCTGGCGCGAGACGCCGACAAGTTTTGCCAACTGCGCTTGGGATAAGTCCTTTTCCACTCTTGCAACCTTCATTTTTATATTCTTCATTTAATCTTCCTCGTTTTTACTGGCGATCCGCTTGCTGTTCAACTTCGCCAGCAGGGAAGGGACCCCTATCACCGTAAGGTAGGGTCAAATTAAATAATTAAAATAGCAGTGTTGTATTGGAATTATATTCATTTACAGTTAAAATAGATTTATAAAAGCTAATTACCGTGGGCAGGGGGCGCACCGTTGTCACCTTTTACCAAAGATATAGGGTAGAAAATGATTTATGTGAGTAACAGGGCTGAGGTGGAACACCGCCCCCCCAACACATGCTCACTGCCTTAACGCTTTTAACCCCCTCCCGTTAATAACCTAATCTCCCCACAAACTCGGGGAGATTTATAGGATTATTGAAAACAGACAAGCTGCGCAAAGACTTCATCGCTGATGCCAGTCTCCGAGAGAATACCGCGATCCGCCGGCTGGCTAAATTTTAGTTTCACCCATTGCTCCGCCGCAGTAGCTCTACGATCATCGCTCACGTTTTCGATGTCATACTGGGCCTCTTCCAGCAGGTGCACACCAGCATAGACATCGTACATGAGATCGGCCAATTTTTTAGCTATTGCTTGTTGGCGGCGCTCATCTTCGTTGTGAAGACTTTCAAAGAGTTCTGTCAGTCGATTCACTTCTGCCGACAATTGCGCTTTGCTTTTTTCAAGCTCCGGGTGACGGACTGTATCGAGCGTGCTGTGAAGATCCTCCAAAAAAGGTTCTGCTCCGCCTTTTTGCAACGTTTTTAACACTTCAAGCGCCTGTATATTGGCCGTTCCCTCCCATACCGGATTCACGACCGCATCCCGGAGCAGTCTCGGTGTGACGTATTCTTCAATATAGCCATTGCCCCCATGCAGTTCAAGGGCTTCTTTTGCAGCAGATACACCGAGGTCACTGCCACGGTATTTGGTAAGAGAAAGCAGTATACGCATCAATGCGTAGTTTCCTTTAGAATCGTCCCCGTAGGTATGGACATCATCAAATTTCCGAATTGTTTGCGCGGTAATCGCCCAACCGGCTTCTATTTCCGCGATCATATGAACGAGCGTTTCCTGCACCATGGGGAAACGATTGATGGTTTCTCCAAACGCTTCTCGGTGGCTCGTATAAATCGCGGCCTCCAGAAACGCTCTTCGTGCAATGCCAAGTCCGCCGAGGGCCGTGCCGAGACGGGAAACGTTAAGCGCCTCCGCCATATATTTAAACCCTTGACCTTCTTCCCCGATTAAGTAACCGACTGCTTCATTTAATTCCAACTCTCCACTAGCGACCGCCCGCACGCCTAATTTATCTTTTAAACGGCGGATGGTTATATTGTTTCTTGAACCGTCAGGAAGCGTTCGCGGCATTAGAAAAAGCCCTAACCCACGGGTGGAAGGTTGGTCATTGACACGGGCCAATGTGATCGTCACTTCTGCATCACAATTACTGGCAAACCATTTTTCTCCGCTAAGCAAGTAATGACCGCCTTGTTTAATGGCGGTTGTCTCGGTTGCACCCACGTCCGAGCCTCCTTGGATCTCAGTGAGAAACGTGCCCCCTTGTTCGTGGGTTTCAGGGTCCGTTGAAGCTAATAAAGACAAATAATCCTCCTGCTGTTTTTTATTCCCGAATTTTTCAAGCACAAAGGCAACTGACTGTGAAAGACCCACGGGACAAGTGAAACCTGACTCCGCTTCGCAAAGCAGATATAGAAGCGTCGCGTTAACCATAAAAGGAACTTTTTCCGGGGCCTGATCATCATAACGATAGGAAACAACCCCTGTGCCGTAACCGT
The Salicibibacter kimchii DNA segment above includes these coding regions:
- the aroD gene encoding type I 3-dehydroquinate dehydratase, which encodes MSMGLQLHTRKGDEAVHPKICVPLMGKNREALQDEWKQLRKKTVDLLEWRVDYFEKNRDVDLIIDIAEEIHRETTRPLLFTKRSEAEGGQAVSLNEDEVVQLYEAVIASAAVHGIDIELRQSEKNTQHLIEQARNQEIDVILSHHNFTETPPAQRLEEKIREAVDLGADVAKIAVMPQSKTDVLTLLQVTEKMSRTIPIPLISMAMGVNGMISRLAGGVFGSALTFASGAQASAPGQIPVADVEQVLRILNRNM
- a CDS encoding shikimate kinase, whose product is MATSIDETILLTGFMGSGKTMIGEALAKKLNKPFADIDKIIEEKEGMPIKDIFKKEGEAAFRAKEKAEITNYLTEASAGNAVVSVGGGSFLQKEIRNICMKNATVVFLHISWSAWLERLDMLVETRPVLHGRTISEIRTLYDDRQAIYDQHHYRVTVDGLDPEEASDKIISAFQDKSI
- a CDS encoding helix-turn-helix transcriptional regulator, with product MKNIKMKVARVEKDLSQAQLAKLVGVSRQTIGLIELGKYNPSLALCIAICKALSKTLDDLFWEEE
- a CDS encoding acyl-CoA dehydrogenase family protein; this translates as MQKSVQNQPGIDYTKWETGNDANWYDDDPILRRYAERYLSASMLNYVESDFSKTGKLASGSIDQRAGHTDRTGAPQLIRYNKKGEEINKVWYNEGYLQTVKDGYGTGVVSYRYDDQAPEKVPFMVNATLLYLLCEAESGFTCPVGLSQSVAFVLEKFGNKKQQEDYLSLLASTDPETHEQGGTFLTEIQGGSDVGATETTAIKQGGHYLLSGEKWFASNCDAEVTITLARVNDQPSTRGLGLFLMPRTLPDGSRNNITIRRLKDKLGVRAVASGELELNEAVGYLIGEEGQGFKYMAEALNVSRLGTALGGLGIARRAFLEAAIYTSHREAFGETINRFPMVQETLVHMIAEIEAGWAITAQTIRKFDDVHTYGDDSKGNYALMRILLSLTKYRGSDLGVSAAKEALELHGGNGYIEEYVTPRLLRDAVVNPVWEGTANIQALEVLKTLQKGGAEPFLEDLHSTLDTVRHPELEKSKAQLSAEVNRLTELFESLHNEDERRQQAIAKKLADLMYDVYAGVHLLEEAQYDIENVSDDRRATAAEQWVKLKFSQPADRGILSETGISDEVFAQLVCFQ